Proteins from a genomic interval of Streptomyces fodineus:
- a CDS encoding L,D-transpeptidase has product MTDSKRRKGLMAASALLGGVLALTGCSGGGNTKSSDKGESSQAQADAAAAKKSSEAQITITPKDGSDNASINNSAVTVSKGTLTGVTMTTQDGKAVAGQLSADRTSWKPSAQLDRSTTYKVAAEAKDSKGRIAHENASFTTVSPANSFIGTFTPEDGSTVGVGMPVSVNFDKAITNKAAVQKGITVTSTSGQEVACHWFNANRMDCRPEQYWKEGATVTVKLALDGVEGAPGVHGVQQKTVTFHIGRNQVSYVDAKTKQMKVTQDGKVVKTIPISAGAPDHTTYQGQMVISEKFTQTRMNGATVGFKDSDGKGEYDIKDVPHAMRLTTSGTFIHGNYWGAPSVFGNVNTSHGCVGLQDVKGAGDSSTPAAWFYSHSLVGDVVVVQNTGDRTVSPDNGLNGWNMDWAQWKAGSAV; this is encoded by the coding sequence ATGACGGACAGTAAGCGGCGCAAGGGCCTGATGGCCGCGTCCGCTCTGCTCGGCGGTGTCCTGGCCCTCACGGGCTGTTCCGGCGGCGGCAACACCAAGTCCTCCGACAAGGGCGAATCCTCACAGGCCCAGGCCGACGCGGCGGCGGCGAAGAAGTCCTCCGAGGCGCAGATCACGATCACGCCGAAGGACGGCTCCGACAACGCGTCGATCAACAACTCCGCCGTCACGGTCAGCAAGGGCACGCTCACCGGCGTCACGATGACCACCCAGGACGGCAAGGCCGTCGCCGGTCAGCTCTCCGCCGACAGGACGAGCTGGAAGCCCAGCGCCCAGCTGGACCGCTCCACCACGTACAAGGTCGCCGCGGAGGCCAAGGACTCCAAGGGCCGTATAGCCCACGAGAACGCCTCGTTCACCACGGTCTCCCCGGCCAACAGCTTCATCGGCACCTTCACCCCGGAGGACGGCTCCACGGTCGGTGTCGGCATGCCCGTCTCGGTCAACTTCGACAAGGCGATCACCAACAAGGCGGCCGTGCAGAAGGGCATCACGGTCACCTCCACCAGCGGCCAGGAGGTCGCCTGCCACTGGTTCAACGCCAACCGGATGGACTGCCGCCCGGAGCAGTACTGGAAGGAGGGCGCCACCGTCACGGTGAAGCTGGCGCTCGACGGCGTCGAGGGCGCCCCCGGCGTCCACGGCGTCCAGCAGAAGACGGTCACCTTCCACATCGGCCGCAACCAGGTCTCGTACGTCGACGCGAAGACCAAGCAGATGAAGGTCACGCAGGACGGCAAGGTCGTCAAGACCATCCCGATCTCCGCCGGTGCCCCCGACCACACCACGTACCAGGGCCAGATGGTGATCTCCGAGAAGTTCACCCAGACCCGGATGAACGGCGCGACGGTCGGCTTCAAGGACTCCGACGGCAAGGGCGAGTACGACATCAAGGACGTGCCGCACGCCATGCGCCTGACCACCTCCGGCACCTTCATCCACGGCAACTACTGGGGCGCGCCGTCCGTCTTCGGCAACGTCAACACCAGCCACGGCTGTGTCGGCCTGCAGGACGTCAAGGGCGCCGGCGACTCGAGCACCCCGGCCGCCTGGTTCTACAGCCACTCCCTGGTCGGTGACGTGGTGGTCGTCCAGAACACCGGCGACAGGACGGTCTCGCCGGACAACGGCCTCAACGGCTGGAACATGGACTGGGCCCAGTGGAAGGCCGGTTCGGCCGTCTGA
- the hutH gene encoding histidine ammonia-lyase translates to MHTVVVGTSGVTASDVLAVARGGARIELSAEAVAALAAAREIVDALAAKPEPVYGVSTGFGALATRHISQELRAQLQRNIVRSHAAGMGPRVEREVVRALMFLRLKTVCSGHTGVRPEVAQTMADVLNAGITPVVHEYGSLGCSGDLAPLSHCALTLMGEGDAEGPDGVVRPAGELLAAHGIKPVELREKEGLALLNGTDGMLGMLIMALADLDALYKSADITAALSLEALLGTDKVLAPELHAIRPHPGQIASAANMLAVLKGSGLTGHHQDDAPRVQDAYSVRCAPQVAGAGRDTVAHARLVAERELASAVDNPVVLPDGRVESNGNFHGAPVAYVLDFLAVAAADLGSIAERRTDRLLDKNRSHGLPPFLADDAGVDSGLMIAQYTQAALVSEMKRLAVPASADSIPSSAMQEDHVSMGWSAARKLRTAVGNLTRIIAIELYAATRAIELREGLTPAPASQAVIEAARAAGVRGAGPDRFLAPDLAAADAFVREGHLLAAAESVTGPLR, encoded by the coding sequence ATGCACACTGTGGTGGTGGGGACGTCCGGTGTCACGGCGTCCGACGTTCTCGCCGTGGCGCGCGGCGGCGCCCGCATCGAGCTGTCGGCGGAGGCGGTGGCGGCCCTCGCGGCGGCCCGCGAGATCGTGGACGCGCTGGCGGCCAAGCCGGAACCGGTCTACGGCGTCTCGACCGGCTTCGGCGCCCTGGCGACCCGGCACATCAGCCAGGAACTGCGCGCCCAGCTGCAGCGCAACATCGTCCGCTCGCACGCCGCCGGCATGGGGCCGCGGGTGGAGCGGGAGGTCGTACGGGCCCTGATGTTCCTGCGGCTGAAGACCGTCTGCTCGGGACACACGGGCGTGCGGCCCGAGGTCGCGCAGACCATGGCCGACGTGCTGAACGCCGGGATCACCCCGGTCGTGCACGAGTACGGCTCCCTCGGCTGCTCCGGCGACCTCGCGCCGCTGTCCCACTGTGCCCTGACCCTCATGGGCGAGGGGGACGCGGAAGGACCCGACGGGGTCGTCCGGCCCGCCGGTGAACTGCTCGCCGCGCACGGCATCAAGCCGGTCGAGCTGCGCGAGAAGGAGGGCCTCGCCCTCCTCAACGGCACCGACGGCATGCTCGGCATGCTGATCATGGCCCTCGCCGACCTCGACGCCCTCTACAAGTCCGCCGACATCACCGCCGCCCTCAGCCTGGAGGCGCTGCTCGGCACGGACAAGGTGCTCGCGCCCGAGCTGCATGCCATCCGCCCGCATCCGGGGCAGATCGCCTCCGCCGCCAACATGCTCGCCGTGCTGAAAGGTTCCGGCCTGACCGGGCACCACCAGGACGACGCCCCCCGCGTCCAGGACGCCTACTCGGTGCGCTGCGCCCCGCAGGTCGCCGGCGCCGGCCGGGACACCGTCGCGCACGCCCGCCTGGTCGCCGAGCGCGAACTGGCCTCCGCCGTCGACAACCCGGTCGTGCTGCCCGACGGCCGCGTGGAGTCCAACGGCAACTTCCACGGCGCTCCGGTCGCCTACGTCCTGGACTTCCTCGCCGTCGCCGCCGCCGACCTCGGCTCCATCGCCGAACGCCGCACCGACCGGCTGCTGGACAAGAACCGCAGCCACGGGCTGCCGCCGTTCCTCGCCGACGACGCGGGTGTCGACTCCGGCCTGATGATCGCCCAGTACACGCAGGCCGCCCTGGTCAGCGAGATGAAGCGGCTCGCCGTACCCGCGTCCGCGGACTCCATCCCGTCCTCCGCCATGCAGGAGGACCATGTGTCCATGGGCTGGTCGGCCGCGCGCAAGCTGCGCACCGCCGTCGGCAACCTCACCCGGATCATCGCCATCGAACTGTACGCCGCCACCCGCGCCATAGAGCTGCGCGAGGGCCTCACCCCGGCGCCGGCCTCCCAGGCCGTCATCGAGGCCGCGCGCGCCGCCGGTGTGCGGGGCGCGGGCCCGGACCGGTTCCTGGCGCCCGACCTGGCCGCCGCCGACGCGTTCGTGCGCGAGGGCCACCTCCTCGCCGCGGCGGAGTCGGTCACCGGCCCGCTGCGGTAA
- a CDS encoding GGDEF domain-containing protein, giving the protein MGEDRRLAAVVALAQGMAAAHTPRGTWRAAALGACRALDGSFAALSVWERELGRLRVLVNVGDRRPDEEEFPESEAYPVHQFPEITEFLHERWAGGGGPNAWVETAEGTAAGTPGYFHQRVAALRRRGRGCCVVAPVVLHGRAWGELYVARAVRAPVFARADADFATVLAAVVAAGLAQTERLEEARRLAYTDALTGLANRRAVDVRLEEAVERHRRDGLVVSLVVCDLNGLKRVNDTLGHAVGDRLLERFGSVLSLCGAMVPGALVARLGGDEFCLLAAGPPADDVVKSADELCRRAGELELGEGVACGVASTEDPIGEVHDARRLFRLADAAQYRAKALHADRPVVAGREGPEDPVVRLADEPPHLAPAERRRFRGRRP; this is encoded by the coding sequence ATGGGCGAGGACAGGCGGCTGGCCGCAGTCGTGGCGCTGGCGCAGGGCATGGCGGCAGCCCACACCCCGCGGGGCACCTGGCGGGCCGCCGCGCTCGGCGCCTGCCGGGCGCTGGACGGCAGCTTCGCCGCGCTGTCGGTGTGGGAGCGCGAGCTCGGGCGGCTGCGGGTCCTTGTGAACGTGGGGGACAGGCGCCCGGACGAGGAGGAGTTCCCCGAGTCCGAGGCCTATCCGGTGCACCAGTTCCCGGAGATCACCGAGTTCCTGCACGAGCGGTGGGCCGGCGGGGGCGGGCCCAACGCCTGGGTGGAGACCGCCGAGGGGACCGCCGCCGGCACCCCGGGCTATTTCCACCAGCGGGTCGCCGCCCTGCGCCGCCGGGGCCGGGGCTGCTGTGTCGTCGCGCCGGTCGTGCTGCACGGCAGGGCCTGGGGCGAGTTGTACGTCGCCCGGGCCGTCAGGGCCCCCGTGTTCGCCCGAGCCGACGCCGACTTCGCCACCGTGCTGGCCGCCGTCGTCGCCGCGGGCCTCGCGCAGACCGAGCGGCTGGAGGAGGCCCGCCGGCTCGCGTACACCGACGCCCTCACCGGACTCGCCAACCGCCGTGCCGTGGACGTACGTCTGGAGGAGGCCGTCGAGCGGCACCGCAGGGACGGCCTGGTCGTCAGCCTCGTCGTGTGCGATCTCAACGGGCTGAAGCGGGTCAACGACACCCTCGGGCACGCCGTCGGCGACCGGCTGCTGGAGCGCTTCGGCTCGGTGCTGTCGCTGTGCGGCGCGATGGTGCCGGGCGCGCTGGTCGCGCGGCTCGGCGGGGACGAGTTCTGTCTGCTGGCCGCCGGTCCGCCCGCCGACGACGTCGTCAAGTCCGCCGACGAACTCTGCCGCCGGGCAGGGGAGTTGGAGCTGGGGGAAGGCGTGGCGTGCGGGGTCGCCTCGACCGAGGACCCGATCGGGGAGGTGCACGACGCCCGGCGGCTGTTCCGGCTCGCCGACGCCGCCCAGTACCGGGCCAAGGCGCTGCACGCGGACCGGCCGGTGGTGGCGGGCCGGGAGGGGCCGGAGGATCCGGTCGTACGGCTGGCCGACGAGCCGCCGCATCTGGCCCCTGCCGAGCGGCGCCGGTTCCGCGGGCGCCGGCCGTGA
- a CDS encoding enoyl-CoA hydratase/isomerase family protein: protein MSEERFGEFVLVRRHGQVAELVLDRPKAMNAVSTQMARSLVAACTALAADRDARVVVLTSSHERAFCVGADLKERNSFSDADLLRQRPVTRGAYTGVLELPMPTIAAVHGFALGGGFELALSCDLIVADRTAVVGLPEVSVGVIPGGGGTQLLPRRVGAARAAELIFSARRVEAAEAAALGLLDRVVDEGRDREEALELAARIAGNSPVGLRAAKRALRLGQGLDLRAGLEVEDAAWRTVAFSGDRAEGVAAFNEKRKPQWPGE, encoded by the coding sequence ATGAGCGAGGAGCGGTTCGGGGAGTTCGTGCTGGTGCGGCGGCACGGGCAGGTCGCGGAGCTGGTGCTGGACCGGCCCAAGGCCATGAACGCCGTCTCGACGCAGATGGCCCGCTCCCTCGTCGCCGCGTGCACGGCGCTGGCCGCCGACCGGGACGCGCGGGTGGTGGTGCTGACCTCGTCCCACGAGCGGGCGTTCTGCGTCGGGGCGGACCTGAAGGAGCGGAACTCCTTCAGCGACGCGGATCTGCTGCGGCAACGGCCGGTGACGCGCGGGGCGTACACCGGGGTGCTGGAGCTGCCGATGCCGACGATCGCGGCGGTGCACGGTTTCGCGCTGGGCGGCGGTTTCGAACTGGCCCTGTCCTGCGACCTGATCGTGGCCGACCGTACGGCGGTGGTGGGGCTGCCGGAGGTGTCCGTGGGCGTGATCCCGGGCGGCGGCGGTACGCAGCTGCTGCCGCGGCGGGTCGGGGCGGCGCGCGCGGCCGAGCTGATCTTCTCGGCGCGGCGCGTGGAGGCGGCGGAGGCGGCCGCGCTGGGGCTGCTGGACCGGGTCGTGGACGAGGGCCGGGACCGCGAGGAGGCGCTGGAGCTGGCCGCCCGCATCGCCGGCAACTCCCCGGTCGGCCTGCGGGCCGCCAAGCGCGCACTGCGCCTCGGGCAGGGGCTGGACCTGCGGGCGGGCCTCGAGGTCGAGGACGCGGCGTGGCGCACGGTGGCGTTCTCGGGCGACCGGGCGGAGGGAGTGGCGGCCTTCAACGAGAAGCGCAAGCCTCAGTGGCCGGGGGAGTAG
- a CDS encoding adenylate/guanylate cyclase domain-containing protein gives MTVDDTGSGAGADAADLGEDPLALRLEQLILGAERRYTPFQAARSAGVSMELASRFWRAMGFADIGQAKALTEADVLALRRLAGLVEAGLLSEAMAVQVARSTGQTTARLAEWQMDSFLEGLTEPPEPGMTRTEVTYPIVELLLPELEEFLVYVWRRQLAASAGRVVQSADDEEMVDRRLAVGFADLVGFTRLTRRMEEEELGELVEAFETTAADLVAARGGRLIKTLGDEVLYAADDSGTAADIALRLVETLANDETMPELRVGMAFGTVTTRMGDVFGTTVNLASRLTSIAPRDAVLVDSAFAEELIRTGEAPASEAEAAEAAAAAEKEGEEPPQYRFALQPMWQRPVRGLGVVEPWLLTRRDGQS, from the coding sequence GTGACCGTCGACGACACGGGCTCCGGCGCGGGCGCGGACGCCGCCGACCTCGGCGAGGACCCGCTGGCCCTGCGCCTCGAGCAGCTCATCCTGGGCGCCGAGCGCCGCTACACCCCGTTCCAGGCGGCCCGCAGCGCCGGTGTCTCCATGGAGCTGGCGTCACGGTTCTGGCGGGCCATGGGCTTTGCCGACATCGGCCAGGCCAAGGCGCTGACCGAGGCCGACGTACTGGCCCTGCGCCGGCTCGCCGGTCTGGTCGAGGCGGGGCTGCTCAGCGAGGCCATGGCGGTGCAGGTGGCCCGGTCCACCGGGCAGACCACCGCCCGGCTGGCCGAGTGGCAGATGGATTCCTTCCTGGAGGGCCTGACCGAGCCGCCCGAGCCGGGAATGACCCGCACCGAGGTGACGTACCCGATCGTCGAGCTGCTCCTGCCCGAGCTGGAGGAGTTCCTCGTGTACGTGTGGCGGCGCCAGCTCGCCGCCTCGGCCGGGCGGGTCGTGCAGTCGGCGGACGACGAGGAGATGGTCGACCGGCGGCTGGCGGTCGGCTTCGCCGACCTGGTGGGCTTCACCCGGCTGACCCGCCGGATGGAGGAGGAGGAGCTCGGGGAGCTGGTCGAGGCCTTCGAGACGACCGCCGCCGACCTGGTGGCCGCGCGCGGCGGCCGGCTGATCAAGACCCTCGGCGACGAGGTGCTGTACGCGGCGGACGACTCGGGCACGGCCGCGGACATCGCGCTGCGGCTGGTGGAGACGCTGGCGAACGACGAGACGATGCCGGAGCTGCGGGTCGGCATGGCGTTCGGCACGGTCACCACTCGTATGGGTGATGTGTTCGGTACGACGGTGAACCTGGCCTCCCGGCTGACCTCCATAGCGCCCCGGGACGCCGTGCTGGTGGACAGCGCCTTCGCCGAGGAGCTGATCCGTACCGGCGAGGCGCCCGCCTCGGAGGCGGAGGCGGCCGAGGCCGCGGCGGCCGCCGAGAAGGAGGGCGAGGAGCCCCCGCAGTACCGCTTCGCGCTCCAGCCGATGTGGCAGCGCCCGGTCCGCGGACTCGGCGTGGTCGAGCCCTGGCTGCTGACCCGCCGCGACGGCCAGTCGTAG
- a CDS encoding biotin--[acetyl-CoA-carboxylase] ligase, giving the protein MTPHNASDDSRWSDLDRPPLNAAGLRRALVREGSLYREVDVVQRTGSTNSDLVARAATGQAPEGAVLVAEEQTEGKGRLDRRWTAPPRSGLFFSVLLRPAEVPVARWGWLPLLTGVAVASGLARAAGVDTALKWPNDLLVTVGEEERKAGGILAERAGEDGVVIGVGINVTLRADELPVPQAGSLALAGAVSTDREPLLQAVLRSLGDWYGRWRAAGGDPAVSGLQEAYAAGCATLGRSVRAELPGERSIVGEAVAIDGDGRLVIATEAGVQEPVGAGDVVHLRPA; this is encoded by the coding sequence ATGACGCCGCACAATGCATCAGATGACAGTCGCTGGTCCGATCTGGACCGCCCGCCCCTGAACGCCGCGGGACTGCGGCGCGCCCTGGTCCGGGAGGGAAGCCTGTACCGCGAGGTGGACGTGGTGCAGCGCACCGGCTCCACCAACTCCGACCTGGTCGCCCGGGCCGCCACCGGGCAGGCCCCCGAGGGGGCCGTGCTGGTGGCCGAGGAGCAGACGGAGGGCAAGGGCCGGCTGGACCGCAGGTGGACGGCGCCGCCGCGCTCGGGTCTGTTCTTCTCCGTGCTGCTGCGGCCCGCCGAGGTCCCGGTGGCCCGGTGGGGCTGGCTGCCGCTGCTCACGGGGGTCGCCGTGGCGAGCGGGCTGGCCCGGGCGGCGGGCGTGGACACGGCCCTGAAGTGGCCGAACGACCTGCTGGTGACGGTGGGGGAAGAGGAGCGCAAGGCCGGCGGCATCCTCGCGGAACGGGCCGGCGAGGACGGTGTGGTCATCGGCGTCGGCATCAACGTCACGCTGCGGGCGGACGAACTGCCGGTGCCCCAGGCGGGCTCGCTGGCGCTGGCCGGGGCGGTGAGCACGGACCGGGAGCCGTTGCTGCAGGCGGTGCTGCGGTCGCTGGGGGACTGGTACGGGCGGTGGCGCGCCGCGGGCGGTGACCCTGCGGTCAGCGGCCTTCAGGAGGCGTACGCGGCGGGCTGCGCGACGCTGGGGCGCAGCGTGCGGGCCGAGTTGCCGGGGGAGCGGTCGATCGTGGGCGAGGCGGTGGCGATCGACGGGGACGGACGGCTGGTCATCGCGACGGAGGCCGGCGTGCAGGAGCCCGTGGGGGCGGGGGACGTCGTGCATCTGCGGCCTGCGTAG
- a CDS encoding acyl-CoA carboxylase subunit beta: MSEPEEIDIHTTAGKLADLQRRIHEATHAGSERAVEKQHAKGKLTARERIELLLDEDSFVELDEFARHRSTNFGLEKNRPYGDGVVTGYGTVDGRPVAVFSQDFTVFGGALGEVYGQKIVKVMDFALKTGCPVIGINDSGGARIQEGVASLGAYGEIFRRNTHASGVIPQISLVVGPCAGGAVYSPAITDFTVMVDQTSHMFITGPDVIKTVTGEDVGFEELGGARTHNTASGVAHHMAGDEKDAIEYVKQLLSYLPSNNLSEPPVFPEEADLAVSDEDRELDTLVPDSANQPYDIRTVIEHILDDGEFFETQALFAPNMVTGFGRVEGHPVGVVANQPMQFAGCLDIDASEKAARFVRTCDAFNIPVLTFVDVPGFLPGVGQEHTGIIRRGAKLIYAYAEATVPLITVITRKAFGGAYDVMGSKHLGADLNLAWPTAQIAVMGAQGAVNILHRRTIAEAESTGNGEATRARLIQEYEDTLLNPYVAAERGYIDAVIMPSDTRAHIVRGLRQLRTKRESLPPKKHGNIPL; encoded by the coding sequence ATGTCCGAGCCGGAAGAGATCGACATTCACACGACCGCGGGGAAGCTCGCGGATCTGCAGCGCCGTATCCACGAAGCGACGCACGCCGGCTCGGAACGCGCCGTCGAAAAGCAGCACGCCAAGGGCAAGCTGACGGCCCGTGAGCGCATCGAGCTCCTCCTCGACGAGGATTCCTTCGTCGAGCTGGACGAGTTCGCCCGCCACCGCTCCACCAACTTCGGGCTGGAGAAGAACCGTCCGTACGGGGACGGCGTGGTCACCGGCTACGGCACCGTCGACGGCCGCCCGGTCGCCGTCTTCTCCCAGGACTTCACGGTCTTCGGCGGCGCCCTCGGCGAGGTCTACGGCCAGAAGATCGTCAAGGTCATGGACTTCGCGCTGAAGACCGGCTGCCCGGTCATCGGCATCAACGACTCCGGCGGCGCCCGCATCCAGGAGGGTGTCGCCTCCCTCGGCGCCTATGGCGAGATCTTCCGCCGCAACACCCACGCCTCCGGGGTGATCCCGCAGATCAGCCTGGTCGTCGGCCCCTGCGCGGGCGGCGCGGTGTACTCCCCGGCCATCACCGACTTCACGGTCATGGTCGACCAGACCTCGCACATGTTCATCACCGGCCCGGACGTCATCAAGACCGTCACCGGCGAGGACGTCGGCTTCGAGGAGCTGGGCGGCGCCCGCACCCACAACACCGCCTCCGGCGTGGCCCACCACATGGCCGGCGACGAGAAGGACGCCATCGAGTACGTCAAGCAGCTGCTGTCGTACCTGCCGTCCAACAACCTCTCCGAGCCGCCGGTCTTCCCGGAGGAGGCGGACCTCGCCGTCAGCGACGAGGACCGTGAGCTGGACACCCTCGTCCCGGACAGCGCGAACCAGCCGTACGACATCCGCACGGTGATCGAACACATCCTGGACGACGGCGAGTTCTTCGAGACGCAGGCCCTGTTCGCGCCGAACATGGTCACCGGCTTCGGCCGGGTCGAGGGCCACCCGGTCGGTGTCGTCGCCAACCAGCCGATGCAGTTCGCCGGCTGCCTCGACATCGACGCGAGCGAGAAGGCGGCCCGCTTCGTCCGCACCTGCGACGCCTTCAACATCCCCGTGCTGACCTTCGTGGACGTGCCGGGCTTCCTGCCGGGCGTCGGCCAGGAGCACACCGGCATCATCCGCCGCGGCGCCAAGCTGATCTACGCCTACGCGGAGGCCACCGTCCCCCTCATCACGGTGATCACCCGCAAGGCCTTCGGCGGCGCGTACGACGTCATGGGCTCCAAGCACCTGGGCGCCGACCTCAACCTGGCCTGGCCGACCGCCCAGATCGCCGTCATGGGCGCCCAGGGCGCGGTCAACATCCTGCACCGCCGCACCATCGCCGAGGCGGAGTCCACCGGAAACGGCGAGGCCACGCGCGCCCGGCTGATCCAGGAGTACGAGGACACCCTCCTCAACCCCTACGTCGCGGCCGAGCGCGGCTACATCGACGCCGTGATCATGCCGTCCGACACCCGCGCCCACATCGTCCGCGGCCTGCGTCAGCTGCGTACGAAGCGGGAATCCCTGCCTCCGAAGAAGCACGGCAACATCCCCCTCTAA
- a CDS encoding acyl-CoA carboxylase epsilon subunit, with the protein MTIRVVRGNPTPEELAAALAVVRARAAAAAATPPGAEGPRDAWSDPHRIAGAHLPKPGPASWTRTYWPS; encoded by the coding sequence GTGACGATCAGAGTCGTACGGGGCAACCCGACCCCGGAGGAGCTGGCCGCCGCCCTGGCGGTGGTCCGCGCCCGCGCCGCGGCGGCAGCGGCGACGCCGCCCGGCGCGGAGGGCCCGCGGGACGCATGGTCCGACCCGCACAGAATCGCCGGCGCCCACCTCCCCAAGCCGGGCCCGGCATCCTGGACCCGCACCTACTGGCCGAGCTGA
- the mmpB gene encoding morphogenic membrane protein MmpB, with the protein MLWSDPEDEPPKDMREAHDMLRRLGFLMALAMVLAMLAIGLR; encoded by the coding sequence ATGCTGTGGTCAGACCCGGAAGACGAGCCGCCGAAGGACATGCGCGAAGCGCATGACATGCTCCGGCGGCTCGGCTTTCTCATGGCCCTGGCCATGGTCCTGGCGATGCTCGCCATCGGCCTGAGGTGA
- a CDS encoding Maf family protein → MTATHRRSTRRRRLVLASKSPARLALLRQAGLDPEVIVSGVDEDALTAPTPAELALALAEAKASVVAAKPEVQGALVIGCDSVLELDGQALGKPADAEEATARWKSMRGRAGTLQTGHCIWDTEAKRYVSGTASTVVCFGEPSDEEIAAYVASGEPLYVAGAFTLDGRSAPFIEGIEGDHGNVIGISLPLVRRLLAELGVGITELWSPAE, encoded by the coding sequence ATGACTGCTACGCACCGCAGGTCGACGCGCCGCAGGCGGCTCGTGCTCGCCTCGAAGTCCCCCGCCCGGCTGGCCCTCCTCCGGCAGGCCGGCCTCGACCCCGAGGTGATCGTCAGCGGGGTCGACGAGGACGCCCTCACCGCCCCCACCCCCGCCGAGCTGGCGCTCGCGCTCGCCGAGGCGAAGGCCTCGGTCGTGGCGGCCAAGCCGGAGGTGCAGGGCGCCCTGGTGATCGGCTGTGACTCGGTGCTGGAGCTGGACGGGCAGGCCCTGGGCAAGCCCGCCGACGCCGAGGAGGCGACCGCCCGCTGGAAGTCGATGCGCGGGCGGGCCGGGACCCTCCAGACGGGGCACTGCATCTGGGACACCGAGGCCAAGCGGTATGTGTCCGGGACCGCCTCGACGGTCGTCTGTTTCGGCGAGCCCAGCGACGAGGAGATCGCGGCGTACGTGGCCTCCGGCGAACCCCTCTACGTCGCCGGCGCCTTCACCCTGGACGGCCGTTCGGCGCCGTTCATCGAGGGCATCGAGGGCGACCACGGCAATGTGATCGGCATCAGCCTGCCCCTGGTGCGCAGGCTGCTGGCCGAACTGGGCGTCGGCATCACAGAGTTGTGGTCACCGGCCGAGTGA